The following are from one region of the Salvia splendens isolate huo1 chromosome 2, SspV2, whole genome shotgun sequence genome:
- the LOC121765381 gene encoding ethylene-responsive transcription factor ERF014-like, with translation MVKTETKLSTSSSSSSSSLSSSSSRKNPIPQCNKRFKGVRMRSWGSWVSEIRAPNQKTRIWLGSYSTAEAAARAYDAALLCLKGSSANLNFPSSSKNLINTTDQNMSPKSIQRVAAAAANAGVLEGSRNPSPPSPSSTSSESESPSLSSSSPSRIEDDRISAAAAPYEVQMEEPSMAAWYNFDSPKYNEMLNGVFFDPLMMEDYSYEDGDIPLWSFC, from the coding sequence ATGGTGAAGACAGAAACCAAGCtttcaacatcatcatcatcttcttcttcatcgttGTCGTCGTCATCATCGCGGAAAAACCCAATCCCCCAATGCAATAAGAGATTCAAGGGAGTGAGGATGAGAAGCTGGGGATCATGGGTTTCCGAGATCAGAGCGCCCAATCAGAAAACGAGGATTTGGCTCGGCTCCTACTCcacggcggaggcggcggcgcgTGCCTACGACGCCGCGCTTCTATGCCTCAAGGGATCCTCCGCCAATCTCAACTTCCCCTCATCTTCGAAGAATCTCATCAACACCACCGATCAAAACATGTCGCCCAAATCCATACAGAgagtcgccgccgccgccgccaatgCCGGGGTTCTAGAAGGTTCCCGAAACCCTAGCCCTCCGTCTCCGAGCTCGACGTCGAGCGAGAGCGAGTCGCCCTCGCTGTCGTCATCGTCTCCGAGCCGGATAGAAGACGACCGGATTTCGGCGGCGGCGGCACCGTATGAGGTGCAGATGGAGGAGCCGAGCATGGCCGCGTGGTACAACTTTGATTCCCCGAAGTACAATGAGATGCTTAATGGGGTGTTTTTTGATCCTTTGATGATGGAGGATTATTCGTATGAAGATGGAGATATTCCTCTGTGGAGCTTCTGTTGA